One segment of Rhizobium sp. NXC14 DNA contains the following:
- a CDS encoding acyl-CoA dehydrogenase, producing the protein MQHTREVFDWADPFRLVEQLTNEERMVQDTAHAYAQQKLAPRVLDAFRNEKTDPAIFREMGELGLLGPTISPDYGGAGLGYVAYGLIAREVERVDSGYRSMMSVQSSLVMVPIETFGSEAQKLKYLPKLATGEWIGCFGLTEPDHGSDPGSMATRAKKVDGGYSLTGSKTWISNAPIADVFVVWAKTEDGLIRGFILERGWKGLSAPAIHGKVGLRASITGEVVMDGVFVPEENLLPGVTGLKGPFTCLNSARFGIAWGALGAAEDCYARARQYTLERMQFGRPLAANQLIQRKLADMAAEIALGLQGCLRLGRMKEEGHPPVELTSILKRNSCGKALEIARASRDMLGGNGISDEFGIARHLVNLEVVNTYEGTHDIHALIIGRAITGIAAFAN; encoded by the coding sequence ATGCAGCATACGCGCGAGGTTTTCGACTGGGCCGACCCATTCCGCCTGGTGGAGCAGCTGACCAATGAGGAGCGCATGGTGCAGGATACCGCCCATGCCTATGCGCAGCAAAAACTCGCTCCTCGCGTCCTCGACGCCTTTCGAAATGAAAAGACCGATCCAGCCATCTTCCGCGAAATGGGCGAACTCGGCCTGCTCGGCCCGACGATTTCGCCCGATTATGGCGGCGCCGGCCTCGGTTATGTCGCCTACGGCCTGATCGCTCGCGAGGTCGAACGGGTCGACAGCGGCTACCGTTCGATGATGAGCGTGCAGTCCTCGCTGGTCATGGTGCCGATCGAAACCTTCGGCTCAGAGGCACAGAAACTAAAATACCTGCCGAAGCTAGCGACCGGCGAATGGATCGGCTGCTTCGGCTTGACCGAGCCGGATCATGGCTCCGACCCCGGCTCGATGGCGACACGCGCCAAGAAGGTCGACGGCGGCTATAGCCTCACCGGCTCGAAGACCTGGATCTCGAATGCGCCGATCGCCGATGTCTTCGTCGTCTGGGCAAAGACCGAGGACGGCCTCATCCGTGGCTTCATCCTCGAAAGGGGCTGGAAAGGGCTTTCCGCGCCGGCCATCCATGGCAAGGTCGGCTTGCGCGCCTCGATCACGGGCGAAGTGGTGATGGATGGGGTCTTCGTGCCCGAGGAAAACCTGCTTCCCGGCGTCACCGGCCTCAAGGGGCCGTTCACCTGCCTCAACTCGGCCCGCTTCGGCATTGCCTGGGGCGCACTTGGTGCGGCCGAGGATTGTTATGCGAGGGCCCGGCAATATACGCTGGAGCGCATGCAGTTCGGCCGGCCGCTCGCCGCCAACCAGCTGATCCAGAGGAAACTCGCCGACATGGCGGCGGAAATCGCGCTCGGCCTTCAGGGCTGCCTGCGGCTGGGCCGGATGAAGGAGGAAGGCCATCCGCCGGTGGAGCTGACCTCGATCCTCAAGCGCAACAGCTGCGGCAAGGCGCTGGAGATCGCGCGTGCTTCCCGCGACATGCTCGGCGGCAACGGCATCTCCGACGAATTCGGCATCGCCCGCCATCTCGTCAACCTCGAAGTGGTCAACACCTATGAGGGCACGCACGACATCCACGCGCTGATCATTGGTCGGGCAATTACCGGCATCGCCGCCTTTGCGAACTAA
- a CDS encoding FAD-containing oxidoreductase, with product MKSFDAIVIGAGQAGPFLAARMVEKGMKVALIERKFLGGTCVNAGCMPTKTLVASARAAHVARSGAAYGVNIPGEIAIDMKVVRARAETVTMNARNGLIGWFGSMEGMSVIYGHARFEDAKTIRVNGETLTAPRIFLNVGARPVIPELPGIDDIDYLTSTSIIHLDTLPRHLAVIGGSYIGLEFAQMYRRFGAEVSVIEHGPKLASREDEDISDAIADILRSEGIEVHTDAGDIAFVRNGSVVSVTAGAAKIEASHVLIATGRQPNTDDLGLGAAGVATDKRGYITVDDKLATNVEGIFALGDCNGRGAFTHTSYNDFEIAAANLLDGDDRKVSSRIPAYALYIDPPLGRVGMTEKQARASGRRIMVSTRPMSRVGRANERGETNGFMKVIADAETKEILGAAILGIEGDEVIHGLIDAMNAGTTYPALKWSVPIHPTVSELIPTLLGDLKPV from the coding sequence ATGAAGAGCTTCGACGCCATCGTTATCGGCGCCGGCCAGGCCGGCCCGTTCCTCGCCGCCCGCATGGTCGAAAAGGGCATGAAGGTAGCGCTGATCGAACGCAAATTTCTGGGCGGCACCTGCGTCAATGCCGGCTGCATGCCGACCAAGACGCTGGTCGCCAGCGCCCGCGCTGCCCATGTCGCAAGAAGTGGTGCCGCCTACGGTGTCAATATCCCCGGCGAAATCGCTATCGACATGAAGGTGGTGAGAGCCCGGGCGGAAACCGTGACGATGAATGCCCGCAACGGCCTGATCGGCTGGTTTGGCAGCATGGAGGGCATGAGCGTGATCTACGGCCATGCCCGTTTCGAGGATGCGAAAACCATCCGCGTCAATGGCGAGACACTGACGGCGCCGCGCATTTTCCTCAATGTCGGCGCGCGGCCCGTCATCCCCGAACTGCCGGGTATCGACGATATCGATTACCTCACCAGCACGTCGATCATTCATCTTGACACGCTGCCGCGGCACCTTGCGGTGATCGGCGGCAGCTATATCGGGCTGGAATTCGCGCAGATGTATCGCCGCTTCGGCGCCGAAGTCAGCGTCATCGAGCACGGCCCGAAGCTCGCTTCACGCGAGGACGAGGATATATCGGACGCGATCGCCGATATATTGCGCTCAGAAGGCATCGAGGTTCATACCGATGCCGGCGACATCGCCTTTGTCCGAAACGGAAGCGTAGTGAGCGTCACCGCCGGCGCGGCGAAGATTGAAGCAAGCCATGTTCTGATCGCCACCGGCCGCCAACCGAATACCGACGACCTCGGCCTCGGTGCCGCCGGCGTGGCGACCGACAAGCGCGGCTACATCACCGTCGACGACAAGCTTGCCACCAATGTCGAGGGCATCTTTGCGCTCGGCGACTGCAACGGCCGCGGCGCCTTCACCCATACCTCCTACAATGATTTCGAGATCGCCGCCGCCAACCTCCTCGATGGCGACGACCGCAAGGTCTCGAGCCGCATCCCGGCCTATGCGCTCTATATCGACCCGCCGCTCGGTCGCGTCGGCATGACGGAGAAGCAGGCGCGTGCATCCGGCCGCAGGATCATGGTCTCGACCCGGCCGATGAGCCGCGTCGGCCGCGCCAATGAACGCGGCGAGACCAACGGCTTCATGAAGGTGATTGCCGATGCCGAGACCAAAGAGATCCTCGGCGCGGCGATCCTCGGCATCGAAGGCGACGAGGTGATCCATGGCCTGATCGATGCGATGAATGCCGGAACCACCTATCCCGCACTGAAATGGTCGGTGCCGATCCATCCGACAGTGTCGGAGCTGATTCCGACACTGCTTGGGGATTTGAAGCCGGTTTAA
- a CDS encoding DUF4126 domain-containing protein, translating into MFLLLALVIGVISGLRAMTAPAAVAWGAALGWFDVSQTPLAFMGYRWTPWIFTLLAIVELITDQLPSTPSRKVPMQFGARIVTGALAGATIGAASSLLFGGLIAGVIGAVIGTYGGAALRTRLAAAFGKDLPAALIEDAVAVVGALLIVGAVS; encoded by the coding sequence ATGTTTCTGCTTCTTGCATTGGTGATCGGTGTCATCTCTGGCCTTCGCGCCATGACGGCGCCGGCCGCCGTCGCCTGGGGCGCCGCGCTCGGCTGGTTCGACGTGTCGCAGACGCCGCTTGCCTTCATGGGCTACCGGTGGACGCCTTGGATTTTCACCCTTCTCGCGATCGTTGAACTCATCACCGACCAGCTGCCGTCGACGCCGTCACGCAAGGTGCCGATGCAGTTCGGCGCCCGCATCGTCACGGGAGCACTTGCCGGCGCCACGATCGGCGCAGCCAGCAGCCTGCTTTTCGGCGGGCTGATCGCCGGGGTGATCGGCGCCGTCATCGGCACCTATGGCGGCGCCGCCCTGCGCACAAGGCTTGCCGCCGCCTTCGGCAAGGATCTGCCGGCCGCCCTCATCGAGGATGCCGTTGCCGTTGTCGGCGCTCTATTAATCGTGGGAGCCGTATCATGA
- a CDS encoding ABC transporter ATP-binding protein produces MAALLEVQGLNAWYGESHILHGVDMHVGEGETITILGRNGVGKTTTLRTITGIVRTRKGRISFAGSDMMHVPLHKTAHRGIGFVPEERGIFSTLTVSENLLLPPVVASGGMTLEEIYELFPNLYERRGSPGTKLSGGEQQMLAIARILRTGVRLLILDEPTEGLAPVIVQRIGEVLKKLKERGMTILLVEQNFRFASRIADRFYLMDHGQMVSEFPVGELPQRMDTLHKVLGV; encoded by the coding sequence ATGGCCGCTCTCCTCGAGGTTCAGGGCCTCAACGCCTGGTACGGCGAAAGCCATATATTGCACGGCGTCGACATGCATGTCGGCGAGGGCGAGACGATCACCATTCTCGGCCGCAACGGCGTCGGCAAGACGACGACGCTGCGCACCATCACCGGTATCGTGCGAACCCGCAAGGGAAGGATCAGCTTTGCCGGCAGCGACATGATGCATGTGCCGCTGCACAAGACGGCGCACCGCGGCATAGGCTTCGTGCCGGAGGAGCGCGGTATCTTTTCGACGCTCACCGTTTCGGAAAATCTGCTGCTGCCGCCGGTCGTTGCCAGCGGTGGCATGACGCTCGAGGAGATCTACGAGCTCTTCCCCAATCTCTACGAGCGCCGCGGCAGCCCGGGCACTAAACTATCAGGCGGCGAGCAGCAGATGCTGGCGATCGCGCGTATCCTGCGCACCGGTGTGCGGCTGCTGATCCTCGACGAACCGACGGAAGGGCTTGCTCCGGTCATCGTCCAGCGCATCGGCGAGGTGCTGAAGAAACTCAAGGAGCGCGGCATGACGATCCTGCTGGTCGAGCAGAACTTCCGCTTCGCCAGCCGTATTGCCGATCGCTTCTATCTGATGGATCATGGGCAGATGGTGTCGGAATTCCCGGTCGGCGAACTGCCGCAGCGCATGGATACGCTGCACAAGGTTCTGGGAGTGTGA
- a CDS encoding DedA family protein, translated as MSIELLIENYGLLAIFLGAAFEGETAAFLGGVISHRGLLSYWSASLAAVAGSFAGDQFWFFAGRYAGQWAPVRRLMERPALARATRLLEEYQTGFILAFRFLVGLRTISPIVIGTTRITTGKFVILNAVAALVWGQLFTALGYLFGNGIQQILGHLPLHRHLLIAVAAAAVVAAAALLFRRMKPSSRHP; from the coding sequence GTGTCCATCGAACTGCTGATCGAAAATTATGGGCTGCTGGCGATCTTTCTGGGCGCCGCCTTCGAGGGCGAAACGGCGGCTTTTCTCGGTGGCGTGATTTCCCACCGGGGGCTGCTGTCCTATTGGTCGGCGTCGCTCGCGGCCGTCGCAGGCTCCTTCGCCGGCGATCAGTTCTGGTTCTTCGCCGGCCGCTATGCTGGGCAATGGGCTCCCGTCCGCCGGCTGATGGAACGACCCGCGCTCGCCCGTGCGACACGGCTGCTGGAAGAATATCAGACCGGCTTCATCCTGGCGTTCCGTTTTCTCGTCGGCTTGCGCACGATCAGCCCGATCGTCATTGGCACGACGCGGATAACGACCGGTAAATTCGTCATCCTGAATGCGGTAGCCGCTCTGGTGTGGGGGCAGCTCTTCACAGCACTTGGTTATCTGTTCGGCAACGGCATCCAGCAGATACTGGGCCACCTTCCGCTGCATCGGCATCTGCTGATCGCCGTCGCGGCCGCCGCTGTCGTCGCAGCCGCGGCTCTACTCTTTCGCAGGATGAAACCAAGCAGCAGGCATCCGTAA
- a CDS encoding branched-chain amino acid ABC transporter permease: MTMIFGIPLQALLGQLLIGLINGSFYALLSLGLAIIFGLLRVINFAHGAQYMLGAFVAYLLLTYAGIGYWPSLILAPIIVGLAGAIIERLFLRRLYDLDPLYGLLFTFGLALAVEGTFRYLYGSSGQPYATPPALAGGANLGFMFLPIYRGWVVVVSLVACLGTWLLIEKTKLGAYLRAATENSVLVQVFGVNVPVLLTLTYALGAGLAAFAGVLAAPIYQVSPLMGSNMIIVVFAVVVVGGMGSIMGAIITGYVLGIAEGLTKVFYPEASNIVIFVIMAIVLLIRPAGLFGRDA; encoded by the coding sequence ATGACGATGATCTTCGGCATTCCCCTGCAGGCGCTGCTCGGCCAGCTTCTGATCGGCCTGATCAACGGCTCCTTCTATGCGCTGCTCAGCCTCGGCCTCGCGATCATTTTCGGCCTTCTAAGGGTGATCAACTTCGCCCATGGCGCCCAATATATGCTCGGCGCCTTCGTCGCCTATCTGTTGTTGACCTATGCCGGCATCGGCTACTGGCCGTCGCTGATCCTGGCGCCCATCATCGTCGGACTCGCCGGCGCGATCATCGAGCGGCTGTTCCTGCGCCGGCTCTACGATCTCGATCCGCTCTACGGCCTGCTTTTCACTTTCGGGCTGGCGCTCGCCGTCGAGGGCACCTTCCGCTATCTCTATGGCTCGTCCGGCCAGCCCTATGCGACGCCCCCAGCCCTTGCCGGCGGCGCCAATCTCGGCTTCATGTTCCTGCCGATCTATCGCGGCTGGGTGGTCGTCGTCTCGCTCGTCGCCTGTCTCGGCACATGGCTTCTGATCGAGAAGACCAAACTCGGGGCCTATCTTCGCGCCGCCACCGAAAATTCCGTCCTGGTGCAGGTCTTCGGTGTGAACGTGCCAGTGCTCCTGACGCTCACTTATGCGCTTGGCGCCGGACTTGCAGCCTTTGCGGGCGTGCTGGCCGCACCGATCTACCAGGTCTCGCCGCTGATGGGCTCGAACATGATCATCGTCGTCTTCGCCGTGGTCGTCGTCGGCGGCATGGGATCGATCATGGGCGCGATCATCACCGGTTATGTGCTTGGCATCGCCGAGGGCCTAACCAAGGTCTTCTATCCCGAGGCTTCCAACATCGTGATCTTCGTCATCATGGCGATCGTGCTTCTCATCAGGCCCGCGGGCCTCTTCGGCCGGGATGCTTGA
- a CDS encoding LysR family transcriptional regulator: MTNPPQFTWDDLQFFLAVARTGQLSTAARQLRSSHATVSRRIDRLEFTLKVKLFERNPRGYVLTVMGTRFIETAERMEQETERLRADLADGSMAQRGLVRLSAPEGFANFFFATVLPRFAAQHPHLSLELVTIQQIMSLSRKEADLSVVLDEPKGGPYYAEKLTDYHLQIYGSRDYLAKAPDITSREDLLQHPFVSYIEEMIFAPGLDYLSDVHPRIKPQFQSSSIFAQLTATRNGLGLCILPYFFASRYPELVRVLPEEIDLKRHYWITCHRDLKQAPRVRAVIDFLREAVRGEDARFVPPFVANAQRQLESET; the protein is encoded by the coding sequence ATGACCAATCCACCGCAGTTTACTTGGGATGATCTTCAGTTTTTTCTAGCGGTCGCCCGTACCGGACAGCTCTCGACGGCGGCCCGGCAGTTGCGCTCCAGCCATGCCACCGTTTCGCGACGTATCGACCGGCTGGAATTTACCCTCAAGGTCAAGCTGTTCGAGCGCAATCCGCGCGGTTACGTGCTGACTGTCATGGGCACGCGTTTCATCGAGACGGCCGAGCGGATGGAGCAGGAGACCGAGCGGCTGCGCGCCGACCTTGCCGATGGCTCGATGGCGCAGCGCGGCCTGGTGCGCCTCAGCGCGCCCGAGGGCTTTGCCAATTTCTTCTTCGCCACCGTGCTGCCGCGCTTTGCCGCCCAGCATCCGCATCTTTCGCTCGAGCTGGTGACAATCCAGCAGATCATGTCGCTGTCGCGCAAGGAGGCCGATCTTTCCGTTGTGCTCGACGAGCCGAAAGGCGGGCCTTATTACGCTGAAAAGCTGACCGACTATCACCTGCAGATCTACGGCTCGCGCGACTATCTGGCAAAGGCGCCTGATATCACCAGCCGCGAAGATCTGCTTCAGCATCCCTTCGTTAGCTATATCGAGGAAATGATTTTTGCGCCGGGGCTGGATTATCTCAGCGATGTGCATCCGCGCATCAAACCGCAGTTCCAGAGCTCCAGCATTTTCGCGCAGCTCACCGCCACCCGAAACGGCCTCGGCCTGTGCATCCTGCCCTATTTCTTCGCCAGCCGTTATCCCGAACTCGTGCGCGTGCTGCCCGAGGAGATCGACCTCAAGCGCCATTACTGGATTACCTGCCATCGCGACCTGAAACAGGCGCCGCGTGTGCGGGCCGTTATCGACTTTCTGCGCGAGGCCGTGCGCGGCGAAGATGCGCGCTTCGTGCCGCCTTTTGTCGCCAACGCCCAGCGCCAACTAGAATCCGAAACGTGA
- a CDS encoding ABC transporter substrate-binding protein encodes MRKNLVASVAFLLASSTAVLAQSATDGKVKIGILNDQSGVYADFGGKSSVEAAKMAVEDFGGKVLGVPVEIVDADHQNKPDIASNIARQWYDTEQVDAIMELTTSSVALAVQAIAKEKKKIDIVTGAATTDLTGKACSPYGFHWAYDTHALAVGTGGALVKQGGDSWFFLTADYAFGYSLEQQTSEYVKASGGTVVGAVRHPLSTQDFSSFLLQAQSSGAKVIGLANAGLDTSNAIKQAAEFGITQGGQHLAALLFTLAEVHGLGLEAAQGLTLTEGYYWNRDDESRAFAKKFFDRTGKMPNMIHTGTYSAVTQYLKAVQKAGTDETEAVAKQLHEMPVDDVFGRGGTVGANGRMIHDMYLLQVKKPADSKEPWDYFNVLATIPGKDAYIDPAKSGCDLVK; translated from the coding sequence ATGCGTAAGAATCTCGTTGCATCAGTTGCATTTCTGCTTGCGAGCAGCACAGCGGTGCTCGCGCAGAGCGCGACCGATGGCAAGGTCAAGATCGGCATCCTGAACGACCAATCGGGCGTCTATGCCGACTTCGGCGGCAAGTCTTCCGTCGAGGCGGCCAAGATGGCGGTCGAGGATTTCGGCGGCAAGGTGCTCGGCGTTCCGGTCGAGATCGTCGATGCCGACCACCAGAACAAGCCGGATATCGCCTCCAACATCGCCCGCCAATGGTATGACACCGAGCAGGTGGATGCGATCATGGAACTGACGACCTCGTCCGTAGCGCTCGCCGTGCAGGCGATCGCCAAGGAGAAGAAGAAGATCGATATCGTCACCGGTGCTGCGACGACGGATCTCACCGGCAAGGCCTGTTCGCCCTACGGCTTCCACTGGGCGTATGACACCCACGCGCTCGCTGTCGGCACCGGCGGTGCGCTCGTCAAGCAGGGCGGCGACAGCTGGTTCTTCCTGACCGCCGACTACGCCTTCGGTTACTCGCTGGAGCAGCAGACCAGTGAGTATGTCAAGGCGAGTGGCGGTACGGTCGTCGGCGCCGTCCGCCATCCGCTGTCGACCCAGGACTTCTCCTCCTTCCTGTTACAGGCGCAATCATCCGGCGCCAAGGTGATCGGCCTTGCCAATGCGGGCCTCGATACCTCGAACGCCATCAAGCAGGCAGCCGAATTCGGGATTACCCAAGGTGGCCAGCATCTGGCGGCGCTGCTCTTCACGCTGGCCGAAGTCCATGGGCTCGGTCTCGAAGCGGCTCAAGGCCTGACGTTGACCGAGGGCTACTATTGGAACCGCGACGACGAAAGCCGCGCCTTCGCCAAGAAGTTCTTTGACCGCACCGGCAAGATGCCGAATATGATCCATACCGGCACCTATTCCGCGGTGACGCAATATCTGAAGGCGGTGCAGAAAGCCGGCACCGACGAGACAGAAGCCGTCGCCAAGCAGTTGCATGAGATGCCTGTTGACGACGTCTTCGGCCGCGGCGGCACGGTCGGCGCCAACGGCCGCATGATCCATGACATGTATCTGCTGCAGGTCAAGAAGCCGGCCGACAGCAAGGAGCCGTGGGATTACTTCAACGTTCTCGCGACCATTCCCGGCAAGGACGCCTATATCGATCCCGCCAAGAGCGGCTGCGATCTGGTGAAGTAA
- a CDS encoding branched-chain amino acid ABC transporter permease codes for MADITETIRTEKSRTALSVQAGFLLVGLLLLLLAPFFFYPIFLMKLLCFALFACAFNLLLGYTGLLSFGHATFFGGAAYFTAYTVKSWGLPPELGILIGVAGAAFLGLVMGFFAIRRQGIYFAMITLALSQMFFFFCLQAKFTEGEDGIQSVPRGHLFGVIDLNSSTNMYYFVLAVFIIGVLIIWRFINSPFGMILKSIRENEQRAISLGYSVARYKLGAFVMSAALAGLAGAVKSIVFQFATLTDVAWQMSGEVILMTLLGGIGTLIGPLFGAGLVVALENYLATSEFPVTIITGVVFMVCVLIFRRGIIGEFYASRLGRKLGFVYRR; via the coding sequence ATGGCTGACATCACCGAAACCATCCGAACGGAAAAAAGCCGGACCGCCCTTTCGGTCCAGGCCGGCTTCCTTCTCGTGGGACTGCTGCTCCTGCTGCTGGCGCCGTTCTTCTTCTATCCGATCTTCCTGATGAAGCTCCTGTGCTTCGCGCTGTTTGCCTGCGCCTTCAACCTGCTGCTCGGCTATACCGGCCTACTCTCCTTCGGCCATGCCACCTTCTTCGGAGGGGCGGCCTATTTCACCGCCTATACGGTGAAATCATGGGGGCTGCCGCCGGAGCTCGGCATTCTGATCGGAGTAGCGGGGGCGGCCTTTCTCGGCCTCGTCATGGGTTTCTTCGCCATCCGCCGCCAGGGCATCTATTTCGCGATGATCACGCTGGCGCTGTCGCAGATGTTCTTCTTCTTCTGCCTGCAGGCGAAGTTCACCGAGGGCGAAGACGGCATCCAGTCGGTGCCGCGCGGCCATCTCTTCGGCGTCATCGATCTCAACAGCTCGACCAACATGTATTATTTCGTGCTCGCCGTGTTCATTATCGGCGTGCTGATTATCTGGCGTTTCATCAATTCGCCCTTCGGCATGATCCTGAAATCGATCCGCGAAAACGAGCAAAGGGCGATCTCGCTCGGCTATTCGGTTGCGCGCTACAAGCTCGGCGCTTTCGTCATGTCGGCGGCGCTGGCCGGGCTGGCGGGCGCGGTGAAATCGATCGTCTTCCAGTTCGCGACGCTCACCGACGTCGCCTGGCAGATGTCGGGCGAGGTGATCCTGATGACACTGCTCGGCGGTATCGGCACGTTGATCGGCCCGCTTTTCGGTGCTGGGTTGGTGGTGGCGCTGGAAAACTACCTCGCCACCTCGGAATTCCCGGTGACGATCATCACCGGCGTCGTCTTCATGGTCTGCGTGCTGATCTTCCGCCGCGGCATTATCGGCGAATTCTACGCTTCGCGACTGGGGCGGAAGCTGGGCTTCGTCTATCGCCGCTGA
- a CDS encoding cupin domain-containing protein has product MSSSDLFVSAEGAQWVNPEPGVTRRIMTYLPEMMMVEVAFESGAVGAAHSHPHIQASYVAEGSFEVTIDGRTELLRQGGSFIVPPNLVHGVRALERGRLIDTFTPHRAEFLK; this is encoded by the coding sequence ATGTCGTCAAGCGATCTGTTCGTATCGGCCGAAGGTGCCCAATGGGTCAATCCGGAGCCGGGCGTCACCAGGCGCATCATGACCTATCTGCCCGAGATGATGATGGTGGAAGTGGCGTTCGAAAGCGGCGCCGTGGGTGCAGCCCATTCGCATCCGCACATCCAGGCAAGCTATGTCGCCGAAGGCAGCTTCGAGGTGACGATTGATGGGCGCACTGAACTGCTGCGGCAGGGTGGCAGCTTCATCGTGCCGCCCAATCTCGTCCATGGCGTCAGGGCACTGGAAAGGGGCCGGCTGATCGATACCTTCACGCCGCACCGGGCAGAGTTTCTCAAGTAA
- a CDS encoding ABC transporter ATP-binding protein has translation MAVSAIETQEKPRVVLSARGLRRDFGGFTAVKNVDLDVHDASVHALIGPNGAGKTTVFNLLTKFLQPTAGTITLLGTDITDTPPDRVARMGLVRSFQISAVFPHLSVLDNVRVALQRPNHLSTQFWRPLSALDRLNERAEQLLASVGLSKERDHFAADLSYGRKRVLEIATTLALEPKVLLLDEPMAGMGHEDVGVVSAIIRDVARDRAVLMVEHNLSVVANICQQVTVLQRGEILAEGDYATVSQDERVREAYMGTEEH, from the coding sequence ATGGCGGTTTCCGCGATTGAAACTCAGGAAAAGCCGCGGGTGGTATTGTCCGCCCGCGGCCTGCGCCGCGATTTCGGCGGCTTCACCGCCGTCAAGAATGTCGATCTCGACGTGCACGACGCAAGCGTGCATGCACTGATCGGCCCGAACGGCGCCGGCAAGACCACGGTCTTCAACCTGCTGACGAAGTTCCTGCAGCCGACGGCTGGCACCATCACCCTGTTGGGCACCGATATCACCGACACGCCGCCCGACAGGGTGGCGCGCATGGGGCTGGTGCGCTCCTTCCAGATCTCGGCGGTCTTCCCGCATCTCTCGGTCCTCGACAATGTGCGCGTGGCGCTGCAGCGGCCGAACCATCTGTCGACGCAGTTCTGGCGGCCACTGTCGGCGCTCGACCGGCTGAACGAGCGCGCCGAACAGCTGCTTGCGAGCGTCGGCCTTTCCAAGGAGCGCGACCATTTCGCCGCCGATCTTTCCTATGGCCGCAAGCGCGTGCTGGAGATCGCCACGACGCTGGCGCTGGAGCCGAAAGTGCTGCTACTCGACGAGCCGATGGCCGGCATGGGGCATGAGGATGTCGGCGTCGTCTCGGCGATCATCCGCGATGTTGCCCGCGATCGGGCGGTGCTGATGGTCGAGCACAATCTTTCCGTCGTCGCCAATATCTGCCAGCAAGTCACCGTGCTGCAGCGCGGCGAGATCCTTGCCGAGGGCGACTATGCCACGGTCAGTCAGGATGAGCGCGTGCGCGAGGCCTACATGGGCACGGAGGAGCACTGA